The Spiroplasma endosymbiont of Atherix ibis nucleotide sequence ATTTTTTTCAATGCATACAAATACAGATAATAATCATATTCACTTGGGTTTTTTTGAAAAAGAACCTACTAGTTATGAATATGTTTTAGATAGTAATAAAAATAAAGTTTTAAATAAATATGGAAAGCCAAAAAGAAGAAAAGTTTGAAAAAAAAATGGTAAGCTTTATTCAAAAACTGAATTTAGAGCTGGATTAGATATAAATATTAGAAATCAACAAAAAGATAATTCTAGATTTTTAGAAAGTCAACGTAATTTAAGGGAAAAATTTGAAATATCATGAGATCAATTTTCTAGTAATGTAAATACATCATGAAAAGATGCAAAACAAATTTATGTAGATATTAATAAAAGTAAAGTAAATCTAATTGATAAAATTGAATTATTTTCTAATCAATTGCAACAAAAATTAAAGTTAAATTTTGGAAGTTTTAAAGATATTCCCTTAAAAAAAATTACTTATGGATATAAATTTATAAGTGATTTAGATCGAAAAAAGCTAGATGAAATTACTTTAGATTTTATTAAAAGTGATGTTAACTTAAAAAAAGAATACGATATTTTTGTTGAATAAAATAATAAAAAAGCAGAAGAGTTTTGTCAAATTTATTCTAGTTATGAATTAGAAAATGTTGATTTAAAACTAGAAGAAAAAAGTTTTATTTTAACTACCCAAGACTTATTAAAAGATGAAAAAGATTGAAATTTAGAAGATCCAATTGAAAAAATTAAATACAAAAAACTTAAATATAGAAATGAACATATAAAGTCATTAAATGCTCAAGGTTATTTCCAGGGAATTTTACCTGCTTTTGGAAATAAAGTATTAAAAAAAATTATTTGAAATTGAAAAAAAGAAAAATATAAATCTAAAAGAAGTTATGTAGGAGCCAATTTATTTAATCCTAATGGAATAAGCAGCAATAAAAAATACTTTTCTTCTCTTTTGTATATGCCAAAAAACTTATTTCAAATGATTCAAAAAGAAAAAAGAAAAGCAAGACAATCTGCTATGAGCATTATAAAAGATGAAGCAAAAGAAAAAAATAGATTAATTAAAGAAAGAAGGAATTATAATGGAATTGATTATTAAAATAATGTCATGTATATATGCACTATTTTTTGTATTTTCTATTTATTATTTTTATAAGTATATTCGCTTAATAATTAAATTAAAAAAAATTAATAAGGAGCAAGTAATTGATAATGAATTTAAAATAAAACAAAAAAAAATAAAAAGAAATGCGTTAATATTGTGATTAACTTTTTTAACTTTATTTTTAATTTTTACAGCAATTACTTATATTTTAGTTTATGCAAAAAAATAAATGATTAAATGGATATAGAAAATTCATTTTAATTGCTTTATTTATAATTTCTATTTTTACAGTATTTATTTTTACTATGCTTTTATTATTTTTAGTAGTTTTATTTAAAACAAAATTTAATTTTATTATCACAATAGAGAAATTTAAATATTTTAACTTTAAAAATGAAAAGAATTTAATTATTTATTTGTTTGCTTTTTTAAGTCTAATTCATATAATATTTATTATTTCATTTGCTCATATTAAAGGAAAGGTTAGATCTAAGAGTTTAGTAAAAGAAGTATATAGTTTAAATGGTAAAATGTTGGCAAATACATATGAAGAGGCAAGAGAAAAACAATTTGTGAATGCAAATTTAAGTCTTAAAAAGAAATATATTGCCTATGATGTGTTTGGAAATGCAATTGAAAGTGGTAATTCTGAACAAGAAGCAATAAGAGAATTGCAAAATAATATTCTTTTATAATCAAAAATGGTTCATAAAAAAGAAGCTGAAAATTGAAATTGAAATATAAAAAAAACTTATAACTCTATTATAAGCGATGGAAGATATTTAGTATATAAAGTAAAAGATTCAAAAACAAATAATTATATTTATTATTCTTCTCAAGAAATGGCTTTAAAAGCAGCACTTTCAAATGCTAGAATAAATGGGGATGTAAATAAAATGTCTTTTAAAAAATATATGTATACATATACAGATTCTTTTACAAAAAAAGTATAGTGTTATTTTTTA carries:
- the mobL gene encoding relaxase MobL, which encodes MKYNKMLEEINKNFKSTGIYSKNGLMSIEEVKELRKDMKNLDDNQIFWDTIVSFSDDFIKENNLYTPEKVQKALNIELKSFFSDNGMDYEKVNWFFSMHTNTDNNHIHLGFFEKEPTSYEYVLDSNKNKVLNKYGKPKRRKVWKKNGKLYSKTEFRAGLDINIRNQQKDNSRFLESQRNLREKFEISWDQFSSNVNTSWKDAKQIYVDINKSKVNLIDKIELFSNQLQQKLKLNFGSFKDIPLKKITYGYKFISDLDRKKLDEITLDFIKSDVNLKKEYDIFVE